A segment of the Lycium ferocissimum isolate CSIRO_LF1 chromosome 5, AGI_CSIRO_Lferr_CH_V1, whole genome shotgun sequence genome:
TGAATAGATGGCTAATAAACTAATAATACATGCTCTTAGAATCGAACAATCTACTACTATCAAGTAGTGTGGTGGTTCGAATAtgatcttttcttttgttaaaaaTTTCGAATTTGAGTCATGGATATTAAGGAGCTTTATTTTCCTTTAGTAAATCCCACACGGCTCCAATTTCTATATATCAAGCACACAAAACGAGACTAAACATTTTATCGAATATCATGGTACAATCTAtcttttactccctccgtcccacaataagtgtcaccttagtaaaaaaacacgcatattaagaaataaataatgcaatgtgaagtttattaaattatccctacataataaaaataaattattttttcttcttgattagagcatgcacaagttgtaaatcatcatttagatgttactttaacttgtcacTTTTTATCTAAGGATAGAGTTGGAAAAGCTAGCCAATTTATGTTTTGGTTTCCTAATGTGATACTTATTATGAGATAAATTTTTTGGCTAATATGACATTTATTATGTGACGGTCGAGAGTAATGAATAACGAGGGCCCTTTCGAAGGGTTGCatgaattatgtttcaaattaaGTCAATAAAGCTATATTGGATTATGAATGGAACTTTTTCATCCTCTGCGGGCAGGACTTTTTATacaattatttttacttttctgttagattttcttttttccctgtCAAGCCAAGACTTGTCCTCATAGCTGTCGAACAGCACACACTAACCTTTTGAGGGTCCATGATCCTGTTACTTTTTCCAGTTTTCCAGTATAGATCTGATTATGATGGAGTTGACAAATTTATGGGAGGAAAATGGAgaattaaattataatttttttgtaataGGTCATTTTTGCTTAGTCTTTTGGTGGGTAGGGATAGAGTAACCAATTTATTAGTGAGAGTTTTTTATTGCAAAAAAATACATAATCCTAGTAGATTTTTGGCTGTCTGATTGCTAGATAAAGCTATGCACACCAAATAAGACTTCCAAAATAATGGATCCTAAATAATTGAATgttaagtgtgtgtgtgtgaggcTGTGCAATTATTCTTGCAATGTTGGTGTACCTTTAGACAgctacctttttattttttaaattggaTTCTGATTTAGATCGCAGTTTCAAATCATTATGGTGAATGGTGAAAAAGGAACTACAGATGGAAAGATTTCTAGCAACCAAATAATAATAGGTTGGTTAAGATaaaaaatgtaataaaataCGAGGACTGAAATAATTATAGCATGTAGGGCTGGAAATATTGGATTCCCTCGCAGACGTTATGGTACTGCACAATTCAGATTTACCAAATTATACTTTGTTTATTTCAATAGAGATCTGGTGAGATGCACAAACAATAGAACATGGTTTTCTAACATAGGGCCATACGGGCCTCCTTGATCTTAAGAGGAACATTTAAACATTTCGTAGTATCATAATTTTTATCTTGCATCACTTAGGTGTTGAGTTAAAGTTTCATTagattttttgttttctcaCCCAATATCTGATACTCACAATAGGATTCTAACTAATCTAAATTTACATTGTGTAACACtcattcaaaacttcttttataTCAGGACTCGAACCTTAAAtttctaattaaaattgaagaaatCATTCCATAGTATCTCTTCGTGGTTCCATCataacttctttttttccttttataccTTCTTTTTACTGAGTTTTCACTTGCCCAGTCACCCTAAAAACGTGAAAAAGGAGGCACTCTTACTCATACTCTTTACTACCAATTACCAAATGGAATGTTTTTTTCATTACAAGAAGTATAAAGAAGCCTCCTCTGTGGAGGGTTATCCTAGTCTAGTGTGCTTGTATTAGTAGACAAAACAagatgaattgaatattataGCCCCATTTGCGTGCCATGTTCACTTCACATTGCCCAAATCCTTTTTCTAAAGGATAATAAGattatatagattttattttgaTCTTTTTAGGTATGAGAATGAAAGTCTGTCAGTGACGAGCTCGTGCTTCCTCGTTGAAAGAAAATTTTGGCTCTTCGATAAAAGCATTTTTAGTTAATTAGAGCCATGGATGTCACGGTAGTTAAATAACACAATAAATTACACCTAGGATTGGTCTCTATTAAGATAATATTCAGTAACAACAAGAGGATGTCCTTGtgaaaaaaaatcttaattgATATGTAAGGAAGTGTGCTTAAGCATAAAATGAGTCTAACAAGGGGAAGAGGATTAATTAAGTTTGGAAAATTATGATGTGATGAGGTGTTCTATAACATGCCGACtacattacatattttattGCGTAAAAATATACACAAGTTATATCCGTCTCAATCAAATTATAGTATATTAGTTCGTTTTTTTACTACTAATGCAGAGTTTTATGTACAAATCAAGCGATTATTACATATAACAAAAATGAAACGATTTCTAAGAATGGTTTTTATGTTATTTACTTTTAACGTATTCTTTTTTTACCTCTATTGAATCATTTAGCACGTTAAAATGCATCGTCTAACCATAATAATATGAGCTGAATATAACTATACTTTAAGGAATAAGAATCTAGTAAACTCCACTCCACGTTCCATTATCATAATTCAGTTTGTATTTTGCCACCAACTTTGTTCTCATTTTGCTTATTATTAAGCATTACTTATTTCGTTAATTCGATCAATgaattattaaaattattttatatgcaatttttattataaaaggtcTACTAGAACCAAATGCGCAAACTATTGTTTTTCATATTCAATCATTGGGAAACTTATGTAAATGTAGTGCTAGTCAAACTTAATCACTGGCAGGTGACAGTAACTCAAATAGACTAAATCtatagatatgtatattatatgtattgATGGAAAGTATTTTACTGATAAGCTCTACGAATCTCTGAATGATCTCTACAATATctattgttgtgaaaataactATTTAGCTAACAACATCGCTATTTataattgtataaaaaatattttgattataaATTGGAAGACATATTCCTATATAAATTTCCaacatgtatattatatgtatatctacatatatatatatatatatatttttttttttttttttggtgattaTTTTATAAGCTAGATTATTCAAAAAGTATTGGGCCGTAATTTTTGTATCATTATATAGGAACATATTCTTTATTAAGTGGTTAGTAGTATTTGTGTAGCAATTAAGATAGGTAGAATTACAAATCTACAGTGAATACAAATCTATAATGAAGGGTTTAAAGAATTACCAACAGTGGCAGCCGATGAAATCGTGGATCGATTTCCCAAATTAGACCAACCGTTGAATCCCTCTTtccatttctctctctttcttcccTTCGTTGTCCCCCTTTTCTAATTTTCTCCATTTGTAACGGGGGATCACGTCCATTTTTGGGAAGAAATttgtcaacatcaacaacaataacaagaaGATATTTGCCACATTACATTTATGAATCTttgaggttaaaaaaaaaaaattcccaatcAACAATTTTTCTTGCATAGTTGAACCTTCCACGAAGTTCCTAAACAGATTCTTCAATTATTAACATTATTGGGATATTAATTTGAAACATTTTGGTTGTTTCTTCAagatcaggaaaaaaaaattagctggGAGCAACGGTTTTAACTTATTAGATTTGTGAGAGCTTggatttgggggaaaattgtcaacatcaacaagaaaaagaaggagatatTTGCCACATTACATTTGTGAATCTGTGAGGTAAAAATATCTTCCCAATCTACCCTTTTCTTCGCCTAGTCAACCTCCCACCAAGTCTAGTTCTTCAATTATCAACATTTTGAGGCCATTATTTTCGAACATTTTGGTTATTTCTGCAAGATCAGGGGAAAATTAGGTATTCTATTTTTCTAACCCTAGTTCTTTGTGGaagattcgatttgggtgatttgAACCTCCCACGTTTACAGTTTCTTTAATTATCAACATTTTGGGGCGATTCatttggaatattttggtagttatttcaagatcaagaaaaaatttacCTGGATTAGCAACggttgaaaaccctagttttttgGTTAAAGCTTCGATTTGGGGAAAATATTGGGTGATTTGAGTCCGACCCGGATGGAAGGACTTAatctttgttgaagatttgaTTGCCCATATGTATGGATCGAACTTGGATAATCCTCACATTTGggattttcttcattttatttactCTTCCTGTAAATTCACAAGGAAATGTAAATTCCACTAATTTACAACCACCACCACCTGAGAAATTGCCGCCGCCACCACCTCCACCTCATCCACCTCCACCGCCGCCATATTCACCTCCTCCGCCTTCACCTTTGGCCCCACCGCCACCTCATCCACCTCCACCGCCGCCATATTCACCTCCTCCGCCTTCACCGTTGGCCCCACCGCCACCTCCACCATCCACCCAAGGGGCCCCACCGCCACCTGCTTCAAAGAAAAAAGACGCGGAAAAGAAACATTTACAACACCGCCATCAGAATAATCCAATATTAAGGCCACCTAGTCAACCATCAAAGGGAAAGAAGCTAAATTGGGGGAAGAGACTTGGGTTAATGTTTGTGGGTATTGCAGCGATATTGCAAGTTTGTGTGGTGGCATTTTTGATAATCAAGAGAAGGCAATTGTTGAAGGCAGATTCTAGATTTTGAAGGCCaacaatttcaatttcaatctGTTATGGGTTCTATTTGTTTGCCTAATTATTGTTAGCTCGTCGGGGAGCATGTTTTATATAGCTAAAGAGTTATACAGATTGAGATTCTTTGAACAACGGATGAATATGGCACTCCATGGATTACAAAAAATTAAGGATTCAGCAGAAGATTGGTGTCGATCCACATTTCTGTTTTTGCTCTTGTAAATTGGTAATTCTTGATTGGCATTATTAGcaagtttccttttttttttggggattttGTTCATTTTCCTTATGACATTTTGTTGTGAATATTACGGTTTTTCCTTTATGACTATGTGAATGACTAGGACTAATTGATGTTTTCTCTGCTGTGCCAGTATTTTGGAAAGTTACCTCCTTGTACTTGGCTTATTGCTTTTGGTGAACTTTTTATTTAATGTGGAGCCTAAAGTAATGATTGAGTCCGCCAGTGATCTGAATTTATGAAGAGAAATGTTGCAAAGTTACATATGTTATGCATCATTGCCTTTTTTTGGGTGGAATATTTTTCTATGTTGTCATGAGGTTTGTTCTGCATTTTCACAAAATCTACTGTGATTTCTGGAATCCATTTGCCATTTGCCCTTCTTTGATACTTGATTGGTCATATCTGAAGAATCATTTTCAAGTTCTCAACCAGGAACATATTTTGGTTACTTGTTGTTTATCTGTGTATAGCATGACTTAAGTATCCATATAACAAGAATAATACTgtttaagggaaaaaaatagGTGTCGAATTTGTTTCAGAAACCTGAGTTTTTAAGATTTTCTTAGACGTCTATATGATAGAAGGCCCACCTCTACCAGTGTATTGGAATTAAAAGGATCATTGCCGAAGCCTTTACCTGTTTACTAGAATTAACTAGTTAAAGCTATGCGAGAAGacgaataataaaaataaagttcaGGAGAAGATGTGTTCACTAGAATTTACTAGTAGTAGCACCCACGGGTGGCTTGGTGAtcaatgaagtgggaggagaaccatgaggtctccgGTTCAAATCCAACGGAGACAAAAACACCAGGTGATTTTCTTCCATCCGTCTAAGCCTCGGTGGACAAAGTTACCTAATACCTtttgctggtgggaggtagcaggtatctcatggaattagtcgaggtgggCACAAGTTGGCCCGGACATCACAGTTATTAAAAAGTGGATGAAGTCGTTGAGTCTGGAATTGAAATAATCCTCTTTAAACTTCAGGCGAACACGAGGCTTGCTTTGGTACAGAGTGAGGGGTGTGTAATTGAGTACTCTTGTGTAATTCATAGTAGAACATAGTTTGACATTAGCGCAACTGAAACTTAAATTGCATTTGTTAGTAATATTTCTTGATAAACTTTTAGTGAGGTATGAAGTTATGTTTAGAGGCAATTATGGCTtggtttttcatttttaattgtagTAGTGTGTGTCTACGAAATGCCGATTCTTGACTGTTAATTTTTCATATTGTAGGTCATAAAGGAAAGTTTTAAGATGACATCTTGCCTCCTATATCATTTTTAAGCAACTGGCCGGGATTTGTTATGAAGGACATTAAAGATTACCTATTTTCTGTCTGGTAAGAAGTGGACCTTGTAAGGGAGGCAAGGATACTTGTTAGAGGCATTAGTTGTCATTGTCGAGCTGTAATGCTATTTGTACCATAGAGATTGCACCTCAAGAAAACCATTTATTTATGGGTTAatacaattataatattgtcTCTGATACTGTATACTAAGAAGGCAGAATTACTTGGGTATCTATATAGAATGTACCATCAGACTTGAAAAGTTATAAACATCGTTAAATACAGGTTGTCTTTATTTTAGTCTGAAATATGTTGCTTTTGCAATAATGTGAAGAATTGTCAATCCTTTTTTCCTTTGTGCATGGTGGCCTGTGTTATTTATCATCATCGTTGCATATTTGAGTTTAATTTTGTGGCATTTACTTTATTCTGGAGATTGCTGCTTACTCTAAATCAAGTTGTGGCAGTGCTTTTACTCTCTAAATTTACCTGGAAATTCCCTGTTCGTACTTATCTCGGTTGACTTGTAATTCTAAGTTTCACAAAGCTTGTGTTTTGGGCTTTTTTGTTGGCAATTTCTTTTGGCAGGTAGTCTTATTAATGGGTAGCCCAATTGCCTTTCGTTAACTTATGTAGGAATTCCATCCAATAGCCAGTTTTCACCCTGCTATTTAAGTTATATCCgatttttgaaatgatttacCTTATAGCCAGTGCTGACAAATTTTAGACGAAAGTGTAGCTgcccttcttcttttctctctcacacacacatgAGACTCTGAGAATTACTGCTCGGATATGAAATACTCAGTGGGAACTCCATTGTTCTCTTTCTCCCATCACCAGCACATGGTGAATTGCTTCAGTGTCGACAACTCGAGGAAAAATTGAAACTCAAGTTATGCCTTAAATACGGGTCCTAAAATCGGCTATCTGTGCGCTTGAGCCTTGAGTTATTATTTTTAGTTTGCTTTATGTATACAGCTAAAATCCAGAAGCTATATTTAGGCTTTTATCACCATTggtcgagtattatgttattAGCCCAAACCAGTTCCTCAACTCAGGACTAAGGCCAGCGCAGCTTTACAAGTTGTAAATACTGGACACAATAATCTCTACGCTATCACATCATGTTCCAAAATTTCATTAGGATAAAGGATTATTATAAAAGGAAATTGTAAGGAGTTTCCGTATTAAAGATAAATCCACTGTTTGGAAACCTGAAGTTTGAGTATACTACAGTGGgttcatttacattatatagGTCTGTCATACCTCTAGGGAAGAAGAAACAACTCTAGTTATGTAGAGAGAAGTTTCtattggtaaaaaataaaaattgaatgttATTTATCATTAAGCTGGTGCCACATGAATATTAAGTAAATTTCAAGCAATAGTATCTATCTAGCAATATTTGAACATATTGTTATTTTGGACAAAACAAAGATTCAACTTCATGTGGATGCTAAATCTGTTATGACTTTCCAGAATGAGCATcatttattataaaaatttaacgttaatattttttttccagcttCTAATGGAGACTTATTTAACGTTAATATTAGATATCACATAATGTTTGTTAGGCTATTATTCCACGGAATCTGTTAAGTGTTAACAGTGGGTATACACTAAAAGATAGGTTGAGGATTATGTGCTACAGCCTACAGAAATAGGTCGAATCATAGGAGAAGGTGTCTTGTCTAAGTTTGCAGAGACGGATACACTTTTGCTTACGGGTCGGCATAATCCAATAGTTTTTGTCCAAATGTTGTATTTGTCTTTAAAttcactaaatatatatatgaattatttATTCAAAACCCAATGAGATGTCTTTTATAGAATTCAGAACCCCTAAACCCAAAATTCTAACTTTGTCTCTGTTACAAGCTAGCATTGCACCATGTCAGACGCCAATCAAGGCTAAATTTCCTCCATAGTTTGGCTTCTTGTGTACCGACTTCAATTGTGAAATCCTTTAGTGGAAGGACAATTGCTATTGTCcacataattcctttcctagctACTTAGTAAGATATACAATTGTATACTTTGATGCCTTTCTGGATTCGAGCTGTCAGATGTGTCTTCTTATATAGACTTCTCCTTTTCCTACCTTTTTCCCACCATGTGCCCTTAATTAGGACCACTTTCATTAACTCAACTCCCTCGCCTTATGGCCATTTGCACAAGTAATCTTTTTTATGTCACTGTTTAAATTCTGTACCCTGTTATTCTAATTTCTAATGACCTAAATTTATTTGCAAAAAGGAGAAATTTACCCAAACAACTTTTGGAGGCGAAATTAAACCCAACTGAATTAACTTAGAATTTGAAAAGTGGACTAAAAGGGGCCATATGGTGCCCCATTGAACTTTCTATAACATTTGTACTGTGATAGAAAATATAGAAGAGAAATATCATGTTGCCATGATAAAACAATGCACGAGCGACCAATACTCTTTgaaatgatattttgattgttaagTCGGACCTATCAAATGGAAAATCAAGATATCCCACGATCACATGACCTCTTAATGAactaataatgtatataacaccaAAAAGATACTCCttgtttttattcttttaccttttttgtCGATTTCTTCATGGGTCACATGGTaattaacaatgaaaagaagTTACACAAAACTATAAGCTATAAGGATACTTTTAACAGAGCAAGTCATTTTGAGGATGATTTGGCTCAAAATGGACTTATATCACAAATGTTAGCAGTATTTTTGGTTGGCGTCATTTTGAGGATGATTTGGCTCAAAATGGACTTATATCACAGAATGTTACCAGTATTTTTGGTTGGCTTAACCGAACAACTGATATCATAACCTATTGTTTGGCGGATGAGTGATTGCGTGGGACTCAATTTACCACTTTTACCTAGCCAAGTTGCTCTGNNNNNNNNNNNNNNNNNNNNNNNNNNNNNNNNNNNNNNNNNNNNNNNNNNNNNNNNNNNNNNNNNNNNNN
Coding sequences within it:
- the LOC132055282 gene encoding leucine-rich repeat extensin-like protein 3, which gives rise to MDRTWIILTFGIFFILFTLPVNSQGNVNSTNLQPPPPEKLPPPPPPPHPPPPPPYSPPPPSPLAPPPPHPPPPPPYSPPPPSPLAPPPPPPSTQGAPPPPASKKKDAEKKHLQHRHQNNPILRPPSQPSKGKKLNWGKRLGLMFVGIAAILQVCVVAFLIIKRRQLLKADSRF